Proteins encoded by one window of Vibrio algicola:
- the argR gene encoding transcriptional regulator ArgR, with amino-acid sequence MRNSDKQDQLVRSFKSLLKEECFGSQGEIVDALKEEGFDNINQSKVSRMLTKFGAVRTRNAKMDMVYCLPAELGVPTVSSSLRELVLDVGHNDALVVIHTGPGAAQLIARLLDSLGKSEGILGVVAGDDTIFITPTMNYTTKQLFDSVCDLFEYAD; translated from the coding sequence ATGCGAAATAGCGATAAACAAGATCAACTCGTCCGTTCATTCAAATCATTATTGAAAGAAGAATGCTTTGGTTCACAAGGCGAAATTGTCGATGCCCTTAAAGAAGAAGGCTTCGATAATATCAACCAATCTAAAGTCTCTCGCATGCTAACTAAGTTTGGCGCCGTTCGTACCCGCAACGCCAAAATGGACATGGTGTACTGCTTACCTGCTGAGCTCGGGGTGCCAACAGTATCAAGCTCATTACGAGAATTAGTACTCGATGTTGGTCACAATGATGCGCTCGTAGTGATCCATACTGGCCCGGGCGCAGCGCAACTTATCGCGCGTTTATTGGACTCACTAGGTAAGTCAGAAGGCATTCTTGGCGTAGTGGCTGGCGATGATACCATTTTTATCACCCCGACAATGAATTATACTACAAAGCAACTGTTTGATTCTGTTTGTGATTTATTCGAATACGCCGACTAA
- a CDS encoding TAXI family TRAP transporter solute-binding subunit: MISPDSPLRFCWLWLASALLVISSALHAQENTSITIGSGSVSGVYYPAGASICKLINKGRKQHHIRCSVESSNGSIDNLTQLQAQDIDIAITQADWQYYAYHGSGPFASAGAYKEQRALFSLYNEPFNLLVRSDSAIHGLPDLLNKRVSLGSNGSGDRATMNILMAQSKWDDDSFASTQALAGSHRAKALCDNQIDAFVAFLGHPNASIKEATQTCKAQLIPVVGKGVDNIVKRSAFYTYTTIPGGIYPNNPDSIKTFGVLSTVVTSTELPDENAYQITKAVFENFEIFKRLHPAFAHLKKQNMVKDGISVPLHPGAIRYYKEVGLL; this comes from the coding sequence ATGATTTCACCTGATTCACCTCTGCGCTTTTGCTGGTTATGGCTCGCGTCTGCCTTATTAGTAATTAGCTCCGCTTTACACGCCCAAGAAAATACCTCTATCACCATTGGTAGCGGTTCGGTCTCGGGTGTCTATTATCCTGCTGGCGCTTCTATCTGTAAGTTAATCAATAAAGGTCGTAAACAACATCATATTCGCTGCTCGGTAGAATCCAGTAATGGTTCAATCGATAATCTCACTCAGCTGCAAGCGCAAGATATTGATATCGCGATCACTCAAGCTGATTGGCAATACTACGCCTATCATGGCAGTGGTCCTTTTGCCAGTGCAGGAGCCTATAAAGAGCAGCGCGCTTTGTTCTCTTTGTATAACGAACCTTTTAATTTATTAGTGCGCTCAGACTCAGCCATTCATGGCCTACCCGATTTATTAAATAAGCGAGTCAGTTTAGGCAGCAATGGTTCGGGCGATCGCGCCACTATGAATATTTTAATGGCACAATCAAAATGGGATGATGATAGCTTTGCCTCAACCCAAGCTCTCGCGGGTTCTCATCGCGCTAAAGCATTATGTGATAATCAAATCGATGCTTTTGTGGCTTTTCTTGGCCACCCCAATGCTTCAATTAAAGAAGCCACCCAAACCTGTAAAGCCCAACTGATTCCGGTGGTCGGAAAAGGGGTAGATAATATTGTTAAACGCAGTGCATTTTATACTTACACCACCATACCTGGCGGAATTTACCCTAACAACCCAGACAGCATAAAAACCTTTGGGGTACTATCAACCGTCGTCACCAGCACCGAACTGCCCGATGAAAACGCTTATCAAATAACCAAAGCGGTATTTGAAAACTTTGAGATATTCAAACGTCTGCACCCGGCATTTGCCCATTTAAAAAAGCAGAATATGGTCAAAGATGGGATTTCAGTGCCACTTCACCCTGGAGCGATCCGTTATTACAAAGAGGTCGGACTGCTATAG